The sequence atttttcttttagaatcGGGTAAGTACAGTTGAATTCTTGCATGTAAAAAATAGTACGCTTTCAAAAGTTCAAACCCTTTTCTCATTGGTGGAGGGAGGGGGCGCCATGGCTCCGCTGGCTTTTTAAAATCCTCTCCCTTATATTTATTacgtaataatttttttaaaacaaaattacttatTGGCCCTCattcttatttaaaaaagagTAAGGTTAtagtcacaaattattttataacatttttacaaattattgatgtgtcaaattcttattagttctaatatggGTCTACTACTAACATCAAATTtatatttaccaataattatttgaaaattattaaagctacatcagcagtttgtaaaaatgttataaaatagtttgtgttcGTAGTattactctttaaaaaaattgtaaaaaaactCATCTAAAATGTTAATTTCTCATTCGTTCTAATATTCACTTTTGTGTCATGCATAACTCATTAATTTTAGAAGTATTTAAAGCAtatgttaaaaagaaaatacatataaGTATTGATGACCCCTttcatattaaataataataaaaaactgtaCAAACACTCATAAAGGaaaattaagcaaaaaaaaagtataactaTTAATGtcacatttttttcttcttctattattcacttttttttttcatgtataaatcatttattttaggatTATTTAAAGCATATGTTCATGAAAATATATTAACTAGGTAAACtctctagtaaaaaaaaaatcccctacTCTCTCTAGTCtgacttctttttttcctaacaAATTGCAACAAGTGGGAAAAATGAGATTGAAATTCAGGTTCTCTTTCATGAGATTGACTAAGAAATGTCATCAAGCCATTTTTGAATTAAAGTTGTATAGGAATTATATCCTTGCATCTAGTTAATTGTGTAGGGATTTTGTGTTGTGTAGTGATTTGAAGTCATTGCTTAATTTATGAGGAACCCAAATCAAAGAGCCAATCAACAAACAGTTTTTGCTATAACTATACTGGGGTAAAtagttgtaattttttattggataaaacTTGCCTTTAAATTGGATCGAAAGGAGATTCCTCCAACTTATTATGTGATTTAATTcttaatttataagattattcatatgtattttaatcatatattattaaatagTGTATATAAATCACATTAATATAAAGTAAGTCATTTAATTAAAAGTATAGGTAAATCATTTAAATCAccatgaaggtttttttttttttttttttttttttgagaatgaatcACCATGAAGTTGGTTCAAAGAACTTTTCTTCAAACTTTATTATACTAGTCAACAACCCGTGCTGCaagaaaattctataaaatttttataaaaatttctctcttttcttttgtatttaaacatgaaatttgataattataatagTTATTAGGagacatttattttaattatgtttgtatatgaaatattaaatatgaaatataataattagagaaatgatatgtccacaacatttccacaacatttttacaacaaattctaagtggcaggttgttactggttttttttgttgggacaaaaaagtaattttagtgttagtttcaaatttgaaccaataacaactaactacttgtgatttgttgtaaaaatattgtggacgtagcatctctctaaTAATTATGATGATTATTAATGGgaatttattatgattgtttttttatatataactctTAAATATATCATTATGATAAGATAAttactaataaataattattatgattatgtttttatatggAATTATTAAATCCTAAGGGAAAAGGGGCACGCTAAAGTTGACTCTATGGTGGACAAACCTAAACTAACCAGCAAAGCACGAAAGCCAGGATCTTTTAGAAAATGAATTCTTATTTGAATAGTGTATAACCATATGGATTTCACCCTAGCCAATCACAACAtacatttcatcaaaaaaaaaaaaaaatcataacatatATTCAATTACTTTAATGCCCCAACTCGGTTACAAGCTTACATTACTAAGCTCAGCAAGGTTTGACTATTAAATATATGgacaaagtttgactacaaacttggttgtaattAATGACTATTGctctcacaaaaaaattattatggctaaatattttgatagtttagccatttagttgtatttttttttttttttaatgttttaatagGCATGTTAAACTTCGTTTCAataagatgttatttactatttaatctacaaaattattttttacacataattctaaactacaaaaacttgaaactaaatattttatttatgacaaaactattaattttttattttttgaaatttttttaagtatggaagatataaaaaagaagaagattaaaTTCATTAAGGGCGCAGTATAAAACCCTTGTTTTACACTCTCCAATCTCAATATGCCACATTATCATTTCACAAATAGTTACAAATAATCAAATAGGGTGTGCTACACAATCAATCCTCACTAATACCCATCAGAAAATCAAAGCTTAGGCCTTGTTTGGGTGTAAAAATATAATCACTCATCACTAAAATATCATCACTCATCACCCTATAACTCATTTCCTATCACTCAAAAATCCTCAAATATCACCTAAGCCCGGTTTGGCACCTAAACCCAGTTATGTTTTCAaatccaaaaactcaaaaatgttGTAAGGATCTTGACCCCGCAGGACTTAAGCCCTACAACATTTTGACTGCATTTCCCCATTTGGCAAGAACAACGGGTGGAGGAAAGGGGAACTGAGTCTCTCCTAATACAAATGGCACTAGCACATTTCTCGAAGCAACGCATCTCTTCCTGTTTCTATTTTCTTTACAACTTATGATTCTTTTGTCAAATTCTAAaggtgataaaatagataatgcAATGATATCAAACTTCATTTTACCGTAACTGTTCTATTTTATACAAATTTCTTCAAtgatgaacaattttttttttttttttttggaatgcaacAATACAGGGGAACCAACTATGACAATTGCTTTCTAATTCAGACATCTCTCATCTATATGACTCTTTTTGCATGCAATTTGCCCATCTCTAATAGTTGCATCTTCTTTGTCTACTCTTAAGTGCAGTTGGATATTAGTCCATCATGCTTTATCCATAGATCAGTGTTCCTTACAAgcgtttcttctttttctttcccaatttcttcttcttgaggCCTCCTTGACCCCTCTTGAACACAGCTAAAACCTCAATGCTGCAAGCATAACCCAAAATTAATTGTCATGGACAAATTTAATGCTTCAAACTTGACAAGAACATAGTCCTTTGAAGTTCTTAGTTAGCtacctaaaaactaaaaagtggCTAGAAATATAGATTCAGTTCGTATAGTCATGCAAAGCTGTATGATTGCAATATAATTTGAAATCAAAACAAGTAACACAAAGTTACATTCAAGATGACGTACTCATAAAGGACCGATTTACTGTTGGGAGGGCAAGATAGAATGGAATGAAAGAAGAGATAAATACCTCTGGGTGCCAGGAAAGAAATTATAACCATGGGCTTTTTCCAAATGCCATGCCTTACTAGACAATAATAACTTGCAATCCTGTTAGAAAATTGATGCAAACTTAGCTAACAAAATAGTCAACTTAAACTTCAGAATtatcaaagaagacaaaagcAGTGGGAAAAAGTATAATCAAAGAAGAATATAATCTGATTCCATGACATTGTATCGCGTCCACTTTAACTGAGGAAGTACCTCTTTGAAGCTATCCCACCCACAACTTATATAAATAAGGGTTTCAGGTAGTGCTTGACTATCCACTGAAGTTGTTTTGCTTCCAATCTGAACTGAATCTTCCCTTGCACGCAAAATCCATGGTCTCTTTTCATCTTTGACCTCATGTGGACTGAAGTTGACATACATATCATAATGCATTAATAACTTGCCAAGTTCTATGATTTTAAGAGTCTTTATAGGGACCATTAATGAGATATGGTTTTAAATTTATCTAGGGAAACACAAAGTGTTCCAACCTTTCAGATGATGATTTAGCTTTATGCTTCACTGATTTTATATTCTGTAATGCATCAACAAGAGATGTGTCCAGTCCCTTTCTAGGAGGATCAACCACAATTACATCAGATCCCACCATCCAAGAAAGAGGTTCCTGTTTACTTGTAAGTACATCATTGAATTAGTCCTGAACCATTCCATAGCTAAATCAAAGGCCAAACACTAAGATTATTCTATACAAGCACCTTTTCATTTCCTGTAAAATATAAGAATTTCATATTGAAAAAAACATTATTGCAATAAGTATTAATCAGGTGTGGAATTATATTAAATTCCTTAAATTATGGGTTAAATGCCAACCTTTGAAGCATCTGCATGATGCCAACTGATGCTGCTATCTACAATTTTTGGTAGGCGGTCAGCTGTCTTCTCAAAAGATAACTTTGATTCCTTATTAATCTCAATGCATTTGACAGACCtgaaaaacaataataacaacaatgagttagaaattttgaaaataataagacTCTAGGCCCCAGCGCATTTATAACTATCTTGGTTCTTGCCTGCATTTTCTAGTGGCTGCTAATGATAATCCAATTACACCAGCTCCTGCATACAAATCAGCAACAGATGCACCAAAAGGAACATACTTCTGTAACTTCCGGAGCAAGATATCAAAAGCCTGAAAATAATTAGCATTGGActgaatattattattacttgTGTCAACATAAGATAAAATTATGCATGTCTTGCTATCAAGTTCTAggtatctaaaataaaaaatgaaaataaaccTAAATGATGcaataaaacataaaaggaCAAAGAAACTTGGGCATCCCAAACAAAAAGGCAGGATCTAAATCCCAATACTCAAGTTCTCTATGCCTTCCAGCCCATAAATCCTATCTTTTCAAGGAATTGATGCTACTTTGATCCACATGTCCATTGCTGTCCAATATTTGatctaaaagaaagaatatacaTGCTCAATTAAATAAGAAGAGGGGGTTGCTTGATTAGAAAGTCCATCTACCCGTGTGTTTGCTTGGCCAAAACTGGATGGAGCCAAGGCAATATCAATTCCTCCAACATGTTCCCAAAAGTCTCTCTCTCCTAAAAGATGTCTCCATCTATTCCCAAAAATTATCTGCATCATCAGTTAAACATTCTTAGTTTCACAAATTTCAATCTTTTGAATAAATATAACAATTTGTAAACTATCCTAACATATTGCATAGCAAATGAGTACATGAGAGAATACAGTAAGTCTTGCAGTTAAGAAAGCAGATCTTAAACTGAGATGACCTGCATTAGACGTCATAATTGTAAAGGAAACATTAACCATTGTAAGAGTATACCTGGGAAGTGAAATATTCATTTCCCTTTTAATTTCAATCATCTCCTCAACATATTATCCTTTCCGTAGGCTTTCAAAACCCAACATTAACAGTCAGTGTCAAAGAATATTCAAAGCATTTAAACTTTCGCTCTAGACATTTTGTTCCCATGACACTAATGCAGAAAGCACACAAttctatactaaaaaaaaaggttttattacAATAGAGGAGCAGCTTTAGATATGCTCAATTGTACAACTGTTACCACTGCTGATTGTGTTTGACAATCTGAAACATCGTAAAGTACacatagaacaaaaaaattgtgacatgctatacataaaatatactCTCTTTAGAAAAGCATTTTAACTCACATTGTTAGTTGATGTCTGAAAGTTAGCCCACACAGAATGGATTAAATGGACATTGCTCTTTGGTCCACCATTTCTCCATAGAAACTGCCATAGttataaaaatatgataataaaaaaacaaaccaaagaAAAACACCTACAACAGttacaagaaaacaaagcaGGCTGGTAAAGCTCACATTGGCCAAGGCATTAAGTTTTTCAGAATTGGGGGAATTCTCATTCCTCGAATTCCAAACCAGAGAGACCTGTACTTTACCTGGAAACAATTATAAGTTCATTaattttaaatcttaaattAGTCAGTgttaaaaactcaaaagaaCAAGGCAGCATTAGTATGAATTCAGCTAGTAACCATTTCTATATCTTTCAGAGGCCGGAAGGGATGTGTTGTATGTTGTCACCGCCATCTGCACACACCCACCACTAgtcaaattccaaatttctaaATGTTACAACCACTGCATTTACAGAATATATCCACAAAAGGCCTTATTTTCCCCGCACgtcatttgaaataaaaatctaCCATTTCACGGCAAAGATTTTTTACTTCTTCATTAATCTAGATAGTGTCACGTCATTTAAAATTAGTTATCATTCCTTATTCGGTGGAACGAGATTTTAAACACCATTTAGTAGTTAGTAGCATAACTCACCTGAACATATCGCAAATCACCCGTTCCCTGATCCTCATCATACGGCTCAACATTCAACTCAGTAATTCCTAAAAATTATCCAAAAGAAACACATATTATACTATTCACCAGCTAAACTTAACACCTAgtaaaacaaattattcaacCAAAACTGAGCttgttaatttataatttttttttttttcgttacCTCGTCTAAGCAATTCGACTGCAGCATTAATATTGGGATGGTGAGCTACACAACAGAACACAATAAAACCAAATATTTaaacttcaacaacaaaatttaacaCATTTAATCCAAAATTAAATTGCAAAATTACCTTTACACTGAGGAATGTCTACTACATTGTGAGTACCCTCCTGATAAAGCCCGATAAGAGGGCTTTCCGCCGAGCCGCGAACCGCGAGTTTTGCACGGCACCGCCATTCCCACTGAAAGCCAAAAAACAAAGGcattaaaatgaattttcaaaaagcCCTAGAAATTAGCCGGGGTTATTATAAGGTGTACCAGTCTACAAGTATCGAAGGTGAAGTCTGAGACACCTAGGGTTTTGAAGAAGTCGGTGGCTTCGTCGACGATGATCGGACGGTGGAGATTGAATTCGTGAGTGCACCCGGAGCacctgaaaaataaaaaatttgaaacagttaaaaagaaaagtgggcAGTTATTattctgtttaaaaaaatgatagtgagaaagagagaagggtGCGTACGATTGGAAGTGAGGGCAATGGAGGGCGCAGGTTAGCGAGGGAGGAGGGGTTGGGGGCAAAGAAAGGGATGTCGTGGAAGGAGGGGAAGGGTGGGTGCGCAGTGCGCCGGGGGAGGCGTGGCAGGtgatgagagtgagagaggaggGTGGGCGAGTAGAGAGGAGGCACAGAGGCATTGTGAGTCTAGCAGTGTCCGGAGCTTGGCTGCTCCTGCTCCTGCTCCCTGGTGTGGCGGGAATGGATAATATGCTAGAAAATGGAACTTTCTCATTCTGATAGATAATTAAATATCTTtaggatttaaatttatttttgcagGAAAATTAGCTTGACATTTTTGCGAAATTGAGTTTGATACAAATTTTGGTGCGAAATTAGAGTgaacatagttttaaaaaaaaattttatcaattcaatCTCTTAAAATTTCTCTTCATAATATATGTGGACCAGACCTCACATGTGATAAGAGA is a genomic window of Quercus lobata isolate SW786 chromosome 2, ValleyOak3.0 Primary Assembly, whole genome shotgun sequence containing:
- the LOC115976454 gene encoding uncharacterized protein LOC115976454, producing MPLCLLSTRPPSSLTLITCHASPGALRTHPSPPSTTSLSLPPTPPPSLTCALHCPHFQSCSGCTHEFNLHRPIIVDEATDFFKTLGVSDFTFDTCRLWEWRCRAKLAVRGSAESPLIGLYQEGTHNVVDIPQCKAHHPNINAAVELLRRGITELNVEPYDEDQGTGDLRYVQMAVTTYNTSLPASERYRNGKVQVSLVWNSRNENSPNSEKLNALANFLWRNGGPKSNVHLIHSVWANFQTSTNNIIFGNRWRHLLGERDFWEHVGGIDIALAPSSFGQANTRAFDILLRKLQKYVPFGASVADLYAGAGVIGLSLAATRKCRSVKCIEINKESKLSFEKTADRLPKIVDSSISWHHADASKEPLSWMVGSDVIVVDPPRKGLDTSLVDALQNIKSVKHKAKSSSESPHEVKDEKRPWILRAREDSVQIGSKTTSVDSQALPETLIYISCGWDSFKEDCKLLLSSKAWHLEKAHGYNFFPGTQSIEVLAVFKRGQGGLKKKKLGKKKKKRL